In Maribacter dokdonensis DSW-8, the DNA window TGGGCGTAAAAAAATCCAATTTAAAATCATCGGTTGTAGACTTTGATACGAATGCTGTTTCAGATAAACCAACCTTTTTGGCAATTTCAAGTTTGTTTTTGTTAGTTAGGGCATCTGCGTTTAGCACAACTCCTGCAGGGTTGCCACCTTTACCATGTTCGGCAAAAGCATTTAAAATTTGTACGGTTATCTTTTGTTTTGACTTTTCCATTTGTAATAATTTATGTGTTATACAAGATGGACGCTGTGCACTGGAAAAAGACGTAGTAATTATTACTTTTTTTCAAAATCTATTAATTTGCCCGTATCATCAGATGCTACATTTGGGCAATCTAGAATATTCTCCTTTAAAATTTCCTTGGCTTTTTGTACCCTGGATTTTGTACCGGAATAGGAGATGTTCAAATGCTGGGCAAGTTCTTTTTGCGAATAATTTTGAAAAGAAGTCAATATAATGGCTTCTTTATGATGAGAGGATAGGTCTTCAATTTTTTGATTGATACAATTTGTTAGGTTGGCGTATTCAAAATTTTCACTATCCACTTCGGGGAAATCCATATCGTTTATTGAAATAGTTTTATTGGGAGATTTTCTATAGTGGTCAATAATACTGTTCCGTGTGATTTGATATACCCAAGAGGTAAGCTTAGAGGTGTGTTTAAGCTGATGTATTTTAGTTTGAACCTTTAAAAATACTTCTTGATGAATATCTTTAGCAATGTGTTCATCCTTAATTCTCCCTAAAATAAAGGTATACAGTTCTTCATTTAAATCTATCCAAATGGTGTTAAGTTCGGTTTTCACAATGGTAAGTTTTAAAGGGTTTAGGTCATATATTAGAATTGATGCGTTTATGAATAAGAATTTTCGGAATTGTTAGCTTTGGTTTGATCCATACCCTTATATACATTGGTGTTATGTTTTTCCATATATAATTGAGGATTGGGCAATGCTGTAAAACCATATTTTTTATAAAGCCATTCAGCGGTGTCGGTTAATAAAATCCAGCGTCTTAATCCTTGGAGGTTAGGGTGTTCCGTTATTTCGTTCATGAGCCATTTACTCAATCCTTTTCCTCTATATTCCTTTAAGATATAAACATCTCCTAAATAGGCAATGGTAGAGAAGTCACTAATTATTCTGGCAAAGCCAATTTGCTTGTTTTTGTAATACACCCCAAAATTTAGAGAATTTTCAATGGATGTTTTTAAAGTTTGGATAGGAATTCCGTTAGCCCAATCGGTTTCGTTAGCAAGAAATTTATGAATG includes these proteins:
- a CDS encoding sigma-70 family RNA polymerase sigma factor → MKTELNTIWIDLNEELYTFILGRIKDEHIAKDIHQEVFLKVQTKIHQLKHTSKLTSWVYQITRNSIIDHYRKSPNKTISINDMDFPEVDSENFEYANLTNCINQKIEDLSSHHKEAIILTSFQNYSQKELAQHLNISYSGTKSRVQKAKEILKENILDCPNVASDDTGKLIDFEKK
- a CDS encoding GNAT family N-acetyltransferase, with translation MKIREVHKNDYTISTDKNKLDIESIHKFLANETDWANGIPIQTLKTSIENSLNFGVYYKNKQIGFARIISDFSTIAYLGDVYILKEYRGKGLSKWLMNEITEHPNLQGLRRWILLTDTAEWLYKKYGFTALPNPQLYMEKHNTNVYKGMDQTKANNSENSYS